One part of the Parabacteroides distasonis ATCC 8503 genome encodes these proteins:
- a CDS encoding efflux RND transporter permease subunit yields the protein MHTFIDNIITFSLRNKFFIFFCTTIAVIAGITSFIHTPIDAFPDVTNTKVTIITQWPGRSAEEIEKFITIPIEIAMNPVQKKTDIRSTTLFGLSVINVMFEDKVDDFFARQQVYNLLNDADLPEGVTPEVQPLYGPTGEIFRYTLRSDKRSVRVLKTLQDWVIERKLRAVPGVADIVSFGGEVKTFEVSVNPNQLISYGVTTLELYDAIAKSNINVGGDVITKSSQAYVVRGIGLINDVKEIENIVVKNINGTPILVKHLATVHESSLPRLGQVGRMEEDDVVQGIVVMRKGENPGEVIAALKDKIKDIQQNALPEDVRIVSFYDRENLVDLAVKTVTHNLAEGILLVTFIVLIFMADWRTTVIVSIIIPLALLFAFICLRAMGMSANLLSMGAIDFGIIIDGAVVMVEGLFVALDRKAREVGMPAFNLMSKMGIIRHTAKDRAKAVFFSKLIIITALVPIFSFQKVEGKMFSPLAYTLGFALLGALIFTLTLVPVLSSMLLKKEVREKHNPFLAWINQKSIGIFDWCHARKKRTITFATLVAAVGIWCFTLLGSEFLPQLNEGSIYIRATLPQSISLDESVTLANQMRRKLAAYPEVRQVLSQTGRPNDGTDATGFYNIEFHVDIYPEKEWESERSKAGLIEKMQEDLAIYPGVDFNFSQPISDNVEEAASGVKGSIAVKVFGKDLYESEKKAVEVFKVLETVDGIEDLGVIRNIGQPELRIELNESRLARYGVAKEDVQSIIEMAIGGKSASLLYEDERKFNIMVRYESAFRRSENEIGKILVPAKDGSMIPIRELADIHTITGPLIIYRDNHARFCAVKFSVRGRDMGSAVAEAQRKVERQVKLPEGYTLKWTGDFENQQRATKRLAQVVPVSIAIIFVILFVLFGNARDAGLVLLNVPYAAVGGILALLITNFNFSISAGIGFIALFGICIQNGVIMISDIKNNLRERHPLEDSIKMSVKSRVRSVLMTASMAAIGLLPAALSHGIGSESQRPLAIVIIGGLIGATFFTLFVFPLMVEAFYRRMLYDKNGKLVQRRL from the coding sequence ATGCACACATTCATAGATAATATCATAACGTTCTCCCTCCGGAACAAATTCTTTATCTTCTTTTGTACCACGATCGCCGTAATCGCCGGTATCACCAGCTTTATCCATACGCCGATCGACGCATTTCCGGATGTGACGAATACGAAGGTGACGATTATCACCCAATGGCCGGGCAGGAGCGCCGAGGAGATCGAGAAGTTTATCACGATCCCGATCGAGATCGCCATGAACCCGGTACAGAAAAAGACGGATATCCGGAGCACGACCCTTTTCGGTCTTTCCGTCATCAACGTGATGTTCGAAGATAAGGTGGATGATTTCTTCGCCCGCCAGCAAGTTTATAATCTCTTGAACGACGCCGACCTGCCGGAAGGGGTCACACCGGAAGTGCAGCCCTTATATGGTCCGACCGGCGAGATCTTCCGCTATACATTACGTAGCGATAAGCGTTCCGTCCGGGTATTGAAGACCTTGCAGGATTGGGTGATCGAGCGGAAGTTGCGGGCCGTACCCGGTGTAGCGGATATCGTCAGCTTCGGAGGAGAAGTAAAGACTTTCGAGGTTAGCGTCAACCCGAATCAACTGATCAGTTACGGGGTAACGACCTTGGAACTTTATGACGCTATCGCAAAAAGTAATATCAACGTAGGCGGCGACGTGATCACGAAAAGCTCGCAAGCCTATGTCGTGCGGGGTATCGGCTTGATTAACGATGTAAAAGAGATCGAGAACATCGTCGTAAAAAATATCAATGGCACGCCAATCCTTGTCAAGCACTTGGCTACCGTACACGAATCCAGTCTTCCCCGCCTAGGGCAAGTGGGCCGCATGGAGGAAGATGATGTCGTACAAGGCATCGTTGTCATGCGAAAAGGGGAGAACCCCGGCGAGGTAATCGCCGCCTTGAAGGATAAGATCAAGGATATCCAACAAAACGCCTTGCCGGAAGACGTGCGAATCGTATCGTTCTACGATCGTGAGAATCTGGTAGATCTGGCGGTCAAGACCGTAACACATAATCTGGCGGAAGGTATTCTGCTGGTAACTTTCATCGTATTAATCTTCATGGCGGACTGGCGTACGACGGTAATCGTGTCGATCATTATCCCGTTGGCACTCCTCTTCGCCTTTATTTGTCTCCGGGCGATGGGGATGAGCGCCAACCTCTTATCTATGGGAGCGATCGACTTCGGTATTATTATCGATGGCGCCGTCGTGATGGTGGAGGGGCTTTTCGTGGCATTGGACCGGAAAGCCCGTGAAGTAGGCATGCCCGCTTTCAATTTGATGAGTAAGATGGGTATTATCCGTCATACGGCGAAGGACCGTGCGAAAGCGGTTTTCTTCTCTAAGCTGATTATCATCACCGCCTTGGTCCCGATCTTCTCTTTCCAGAAGGTGGAAGGAAAGATGTTCAGCCCGCTCGCTTATACCTTGGGGTTCGCCTTGTTGGGAGCGTTGATCTTTACGTTGACATTGGTACCCGTCCTCTCTTCCATGCTATTAAAGAAAGAGGTGCGTGAGAAACATAATCCGTTCCTCGCATGGATCAATCAGAAGTCGATCGGTATTTTCGACTGGTGCCACGCCCGTAAGAAGCGGACAATCACGTTCGCCACGCTGGTAGCCGCCGTAGGTATCTGGTGCTTCACCTTGTTGGGCAGCGAGTTTCTCCCGCAACTGAACGAGGGCTCTATTTATATCCGTGCGACCTTACCGCAAAGTATATCTTTGGATGAATCCGTTACGTTGGCCAACCAGATGCGCCGGAAGCTGGCGGCTTATCCGGAGGTTCGTCAGGTCTTATCGCAAACTGGCCGGCCGAACGATGGCACGGATGCGACAGGTTTCTACAACATCGAGTTCCATGTGGATATATATCCCGAGAAAGAGTGGGAAAGCGAACGCTCGAAAGCGGGCCTGATCGAGAAGATGCAAGAGGATCTGGCGATCTATCCGGGCGTGGATTTTAACTTCTCGCAGCCTATCTCGGACAATGTAGAGGAAGCGGCCAGCGGCGTGAAAGGTTCCATCGCCGTGAAAGTCTTCGGTAAGGATCTATACGAGTCGGAGAAAAAAGCGGTAGAAGTTTTCAAGGTCTTGGAGACCGTAGACGGTATCGAGGATCTGGGCGTTATCCGGAATATCGGCCAGCCGGAGCTACGGATCGAGTTGAACGAGTCTCGTTTAGCCCGCTACGGCGTGGCCAAGGAGGATGTACAATCCATTATCGAGATGGCGATAGGAGGTAAGAGCGCCTCCCTGCTTTATGAGGACGAGCGTAAGTTCAATATCATGGTCCGCTACGAATCCGCTTTCCGCCGTAGCGAGAATGAGATAGGCAAGATACTGGTTCCGGCAAAGGATGGTTCCATGATTCCTATCCGCGAGCTGGCGGATATCCATACGATTACCGGCCCGTTGATTATCTACCGGGATAACCACGCTCGTTTCTGCGCCGTGAAATTCTCGGTCCGGGGCCGCGACATGGGTAGCGCCGTGGCTGAAGCCCAGCGGAAAGTGGAGAGGCAGGTAAAGCTCCCCGAAGGCTATACCTTGAAATGGACCGGAGATTTCGAGAACCAACAACGGGCTACCAAACGCTTGGCCCAAGTCGTCCCCGTAAGTATAGCGATCATCTTCGTGATCCTATTCGTCCTTTTCGGCAACGCCCGGGATGCCGGACTGGTCTTATTGAACGTGCCTTACGCCGCTGTCGGAGGTATCTTGGCCCTATTAATCACGAATTTCAACTTCTCGATCTCCGCCGGTATCGGCTTTATCGCCCTCTTCGGTATCTGTATACAGAATGGCGTGATCATGATATCGGACATCAAGAATAACCTGCGGGAGAGGCATCCTCTGGAAGATTCGATCAAGATGAGCGTGAAATCAAGGGTACGTTCCGTATTAATGACCGCCTCCATGGCCGCTATCGGCCTGCTTCCGGCCGCCTTGAGCCACGGTATCGGATCGGAAAGCCAGCGTCCTTTGGCGATCGTGATCATTGGCGGATTAATAGGAGCCACGTTCTTCACCCTCTTTGTCTTTCCGTTGATGGTGGAGGCTTTTTATCGACGAATGCTTTACGATAAGAACGGTAAATTAGTGCAACGTAGGTTGTAA